A region of the Salvelinus alpinus chromosome 24, SLU_Salpinus.1, whole genome shotgun sequence genome:
cacattaagaaggaaagaaattccacaaattaacttttaacaaggcacaactgttaattgaaatgcattccatgtgactacctcatgaagctggttgagagaatgccaagagtgtgcaaagctgtcatcaaggcaaagggtggctacttgaagaatctcaaatataaaatatattttgaattgttcaacacttttttggttactacatgattccatatgtgttatttcatagtgttgatgtcttcattattattctacaatgtagaaattagcaaaaaataaagaaaaaaccttgaaagagtaggtgtgtccaaacctttcactggtactgtatataaacaatATTTGATAAAAAATTGAATTTAgccttcaaactgcacacagagacatacagatgGTATCCAGTACATCTGATTCTGGGGAAGAAGATGCAGGGTCTCATTGCCAAAATCACAAACTATCCATCTAAGCAAAGGTGCTGTGAGTCACAAACCGATTGACAACTAATGAAATGATGCTATCAATATTCCACACACAGCCATATGTGGTGACGTAGTACCATGTCGTGACGTGACTTTCATTAATGTtatgactgttatttatcgaaTAATGAcctactatgtttaattgttaccagattaaattaatcatgaaacaattaactcattaggaatttggggcaccacggaagaagttgtttaacttcttgacgctaggaggcagaatttttatgtttggaaaaataacgttcccagtgtaaacggcctatttctcaggcccagatgctagaatatgcatataattgacagattaggatagaaaacactctaaagtttccaaaactgtcaaaatattgtatGAAAAGGGTTCCGCTTCATGGAAAGGGTTCGTTTGGACCTTCTCCTTGGTTCGTAAGTGTGagtctctgattgtccacaagaggtcacaatgtccttctccTTGGTTGTCTGTGTTTACTTTCACTCGTTCTGGCAGAGTGGTCTTCTGAGGACAGTTAATCAGCCGTGTCGATGATCCCCAGAGTTGTGATGAGAGCAGTGTAGTCAATAATGATTTGAATAGAGAAAACGGATGCTTCTACTTACTTGATGGAGCCTACTTTGTCTCCATCAACTCGTGTTGATTTTCAGGGTCTTGACCAATGGAAATCTAGCTGCAGCTTGTGATCCTTCTAGTCTGGcatgttaattcttaactcaaTATTTTATACACTTGGGTAAAAAGGGGCGCTTCTGTCATACTGAAAAGCTCTCTGAGCTCCCTTCGGCGTAGCTAGTTATGGGGAAATAACATAATCAAAAACTATGATCTTGTTAGAgaactaaaatcacattcctatcttaacaaaAACATTCTCTTCATCCAGCATACAGGATGTAAAACTGACATACACAGTGTGAAAGCTCTCCAAGTTACTATATTTTCGTtatatcacttttatacaatttttatgacatcacaaaatatacattaatttcacatatTCCATCTGTCATCATTTCGGATgttgaaatatattttcccagtATTCCCTGTTGAACGTTAGAGTTTTTGGGCTGCAAAACCTTCCAAAAAAAGtttaaacatttgtaaaaaaaaaaaaaaaaactctcacCTCTCTGTGAGaaagtcaaataaaaaaaatcatcaaTCAATTTTTTTTGCAACAGAGAAATGAGTTATAGAAATTAATCAATTTCCCTGTTGGACTACTTGTCCATCATCCTACAAGTTGTATGCTAATGAATTGAGATCGTCGAGCATGATTCCAGTTTGACAGGATGTCGGGCAACGGACGTGTATTATCTTTTAAGATGGAAAGTGGACACCCATGTTGTTTTGTCTAGCATTGTGGAAGGATATCGTCATGATCAAACATCAGAATATTGTAGGTCTTTAAACACTGGGGAGGTAAACCGCGTTTACAATCCCCTTTTCCTAAACGGGTCGAATGGTGGGTGTTGGAGAAATAATGACTTTGAatagtctcattctgaacgtcgttatttaaaaaaaaatttacccccttttctccaaTTATACAATCGCTGACCCTTATGACATAAGAGGTCGAAGACCTAATCCAGAGTAGGAAAGAACGGTTCTGTCACGATGCTCTGGTCCTGTGTTATCACGATGCTCTGGTCCTGTGTTATCACGATGCTCTGGTCCTGTGTTATCACGATGCTCTGGTCCTGTGTTATCACGATGCTCTGGTCCTGTGTTATCACGATGCTCTGGTCCTGTGTTATCACGATGCTCTGGTCCTGTGTTATCACGATGCTCTGGTCCTGTGTTGTCACGATGCTCTGGTCCTGTGTTATCACGATGCTCTGGTCCTGTGTTATCACGATGCTCTGGTCCTGTGTTATCACGATGCTCTGGTCCTGTGTTATCACGATGCTCTGGTCCTGTGTTATCATGATGCTCTGGCCCTGTGTTATCATGATGCTCTGGTCCTGTGTTATCACGATGCTCTGGTCCTGTGTTATCACGATGCTCTGGTCCTGTGTTATCACGATGCTCTGGTCCTGTGTTATCACGATGCTCTGGTCCTGTGTTATCACGATGCTCTGGTCCTGTGTTATCACGATGCTCTGGTCCTGTGTTATCACGATGCTCTGGTCCTGTGTTATCATGATGCTCTGGTCCTGTGTTATCACGATGCTCTGGTCCTGTGTTGTCACGATGCTCTGGTCCTGTGTTATCACGACGCTCTGGTCCTGTGTTATCACGATGCTCTGGCCCTGTGTTATCACGATGCTCTGGTCCTGTGTTATCACGATGCTCTGGCCCTGTGTTATCATGATGCTCTGGTCCTGTGTTATCACGATGCTCTGGCCCTGTGTTATCATGATGCTCTGGCCCTGTGTTATCACGATGCTCTGGTCCTGTGTTATCACGATGCTCTGGTCCTGTGTTATCATGATGCTCTGGTCCTGTGTTATCATGATGCTCTGGTCCTGTGTTATCACGATGCTCTGGTCCTGTGTTATCACGATGCTCTGGTCCTGTGTTATCACGATGCTCTGGTCCTGTGTTATCACGATGCTCTGGTCCTGTGTTATCACGATGCTCTGGTCCTGTGTTATCATGATGCTCTGGCCCTGTGTTATCACGATGCTCTGGTACGATGCTCTGGTCCTGTGTTATCACGATGCTCTGGTCCTGTGTTATCACGATGCTCTGGTCCTGTGTTATCATGATGCTCTGGCCCTGTGTTATCACGATGCTCTGGTCCTGTGTTATCATGATGCTCTGGCCCTGTGTTATCATGATGCTCTGGTCCTGTGTTATCACGATGCTCTGGTCCTGTGTTATCACGATGCTCTGGTCCTGTGTTATCACGATGCTCTGGTCCTGTGTTATCACGATGCTCTGGTCCTGTGTTATCACGATGCTCTGGTCCTGTGTTATCACGATGCTCTGGTCCTGTGTTATCACGATGCTCTGGTCCTGTGTTATCATGATGCTCTGGTCCTGTGTTATCACGATGCTCTGGTCCTGTGTTGTCACGATGCTCTGGTCCTGTGTTATCATGACGCTCTGGTCCTGTGTTATCACGATGCTCTGGCCCTGTGTTATCACGATGCTCTGGTCCTGTGTTATCACGATGCTCTGGCCCTGTGTTATCATGATGCTCTGGTCCTGTGTTATCATGATGCTCTGGTCCTGTGTTGTCACGATGCTCTGGTCCTGTGTTATCACGATGCTCTGGTCCTGTGTTATCACGATGCTCTGGTCCTGTGTTATCATGATGCTCTGGTCCTGTGTTATCACGATGCTCTGGCCCTGTGTTATCATGATGCTCTGGTCCTGTGTTATCACGATGCTCTGGCCCTGTGTTATCATGATGCTCTGGTCCTGTGTTATCACGATGCTCTGGCCCTGTGTTGTCACGATGCTCTGGCCCTGTGTTATCATGATGCTCTGGTCCTGTGTTATCACGATGCTCTGGCCCTGTGTTATCACGATGCTCTGGCCCTTTGTTATCACGATGCTCTGGTCCTGTGTTATCACGATGCTCTGGCCCTGTGTTATCATGATGCTCTGGTCCTGTGTTATCACGATGCTCTGGCCCTGTGTTATCACGATGCTCTGGCCCTGTGTTATCACGATGCTCTGGCCCTGTGTTACCATGATGCTCTGGCCCTGTGTTATCACGATGCTCTGGCCCTGTGTTATCACGATGCTCTGGTTCTGTGTTATCATGATGCTCTGGTCCTGTGTTATCATGATGCTCTGGCCCTTTGTTATCACAATGCTCTGGTCCTGTGTTATCACGATGCTCTGGCCCTGTGTTATCACGATGCTCTGACCCTGTGTTACCATGATGCTCTGGTCCTGTGTTATCACGATGCTCTGGTCCTGTGTTATCATGTTGCTCTGGCCCTGTGTTATCACAATGCTCTGGTCCTGTGTTATCACGATGCTCTGACCCTGTGTTACCATGATGCTCTGGTCCTGTGTTATCACGATGCTCTGGCCCTGTGTTATCACGATGCTCTGGCCCTGTATTATCACGATGCTCTGGCCCTGTGTTACCATGATGCTCTGGCCCTGTGTTATCATGATGCTCTGGCCCTGTGTTATCACGATGCTCTGGCCCTGTGTTATCACGATGCTCTGGCCCTATGTTATCACGATGCTCTGGCCCTGTGTTATCACAATGCTCTGGCCCTGTGTGAataacatgagagagggagagagagagaaatagggaaagggagagagagatagggaaagggggagagagggagagagatagggcaagggggcgagagggagagatatggagggagagagagaaggggaggcagagagagagagagagagagagagagagagagagagagagagagagagagagagatagggaaaggggagagaaagagatagggaaaggggaagagagagagagacagagagagatagggagagagagagagggagagagag
Encoded here:
- the LOC139551918 gene encoding uncharacterized protein; its protein translation is MITQGQSIMVTQGQSIVIIQGQSIVITQGQSIVITQDQSIMVTQGQSIVITQDQSIVITQGQSNMITQDQSIVITQDQSIMVTQGQSIVITQGQSIVITQDQSIVITKGQSIMITQDQSIMITQNQSIVITQGQSIVITQGQSIMVTQGQSIVITQGQSIVITQGQSIVITQDQSIMITQGQSIVITQDQSIVITKGQSIVITQGQSIVITQDQSIMITQGQSIVTTQGQSIVITQDQSIMITQGQSIVITQDQSIMITQGQSIVITQDQSIMITQDQSIVITQDQSIVITQDQSIVTTQDQSIMITQDQSIMITQGQSIVITQDQSIVITQGQSIVITQDQSVMITQDQSIVTTQDQSIVITQDQSIMITQDQSIVITQDQSIVITQDQSIVITQDQSIVITQDQSIVITQDQSIVITQDQSIVITQDQSIMITQGQSIMITQDQSIVITQGQSIMITQDQSIVITQDQSIVITQDQSIDQSIVITQDQSIVITQDQSIVITQDQSIMITQDQSIMITQDQSIVITQDQSIVITQGQSIMITQGQSIVITQDQSIMITQGQSIVITQDQSIVITQGQSIVITQDQSVVITQDQSIVTTQDQSIVITQDQSIMITQDQSIVITQDQSIVITQDQSIVITQDQSIVITQDQSIVITQDQSIVITQDQSIVITQDQSIMITQGQSIMITQDQSIVITQDQSIVITQDQSIVITQDQSIVITQDQSIVTTQDQSIVITQDQSIVITQDQSIVITQDQSIVITQDQSIVITQDQSIVITQDQSIVITQDQSIVTEPFFPTLD